The genomic window ACCTGCTCAGCAGCATTGTCGCGGGGGCTTTCGGGCAGCTGACGATCGACGAGACGGCGGCGGACATGCCGTGGCAGATGGCCGCGGCCGATCTTCCGGTGCTGCTCGGTTTCGCCGCGGTGATCACCTGGCTGTGGCGTCGGCGCCCGGCCCCGATGGACAGTCGTGAGCTGGTCGGAAGCGTGCATTAGTAGTCCGTACCTCTCCAAAGAGGAATAACCGGAATATCAACCCGCCAAGAAGATCAAATCGGGCAAATACTGTTAAGAACGTCACTATTCCCCCTCGTTTTCTTGGCTCTCGGCCCATCGACGTGGTTACCGTCGTCGCCAGTCCCGCGTTGCGGGCACTGTGAGCGGACCGCCGAATCCTGCCGCCGCTCACAGAAACGAAACGGACGGCAGGAGCGGGGGACCCAATCTCTACGGCGCATCGTTCTTGCGCCTCGGGGTGAAGCCGTGTGTGTGACACGGCCGGGATGGATCGTCCCGAACCCGACAGCTCACCTCGTAGGCGTGGAGGATCACCCATGTCTCGGATCGGTAGTAGACGAGTGCGCCTTGCCCTGACCATGGTCACGGCGGGAATCACCGGAGCCGGCATCGTCCTGAGCGGTGCGGCTCCGGCGAGTGCGGCCCGGCAGGTCAACTGGGACGTGGTCGCCAAGTGCGAGTCCGGCGGCCGCTGGCACATCAACACCGGCAACGGGTACTACGGCGGCCTGCAGTTCAGCCGCAGCACCTGGAAGTCCAACGGCGGCGGCAAGTACGCCTCGACCGCAGACAAGGCCACCAAGGGCGAACAGATCGCCGTCGCCAACAAGATCCACGCCAAGCGCGGCCTCAGCCCCTGGCCGACGTGCGGCAAGAAGTCCGGCGTCTACAAGAAGGTGACGGCGAAGAAGCCGGCCGCCGCGAAACCCAGCGGCAAGACCTACGTGATCCGCTCCGGCGACACCCTCGCCTCGATCGCCACCAAGAAGAAGATCAAGGGCGGCTGGCGTACGCTCTACGCATTGAACAAGAGCATTCTCGACAGCCCCAGCCAGATCCTCCCCGGACAGCGCATCAAACTCTGACCCCGGACGTGATCGGCACGCTGTCGGCCCGATTCGGCGTCGCTCCCGTTCTCGCCAGCGTGCCGATCACCCTCGGATTGATGAACCAGAACTGGCGCTGGACGACCAGGTCCGCCGACTACGCCGTCAAGCGCCTGCGTGACGCCACCCCGGCCACGGTCCGCCGCCAGCAACGGGCCCTGCCCACGCTGGCGGCGCACGGCATCCCGGTCGCGGTACCGTTCGGTCTCACCGAACTGGACGGCCACTGGTACACGATCGCACCCTGGCTGCCCGGCACGCACACACCCGGCACCGCGCTGAGCCTGCCCGCGTGTCACGAACTCGGGAGGGTCATCGGGCACACGCACTCGGTGCTGCGGGCGGCGCTGCCCGCCGGGCCGTCCACGCTGCCGCCACCGCCCACGGTTGCGGAGACGATCGCCCAGCTCGAACGGCTCGCCGCGGCGACCGGTGACACCGGCTTCGACGATTTCGCCCGCGCCGAGATCGACTGGCGGCTCCGGCTGCTGCCGTCGATCGCCCACCTGCGGCCCGATCCGGGAGCCGAGGACCCGATCGGCTGGACCCATGGCGACCTGACCCCACTCAACCTGCTCTTCACCGGCTCGGAAGTCAGCGGCATCCTCGACTGGGACCGGCTCGGCGTGCGACCTTACGGGCGTGAGGTCATTCGTACCGCCGCAATCGTCTTTGTCTCGTCCGCGGGTTTGGACCTGGACCGGATCGCCGCTTTCAGTGCCGGATATCGCAGCCGGATAGCCGTTCCCGCGGTGGCGATGCGGGACGCCGCCCACCGCCGATGGTGGGATCTCGCGACCGACACCTATTTCCTGCGGCGCCACTACGACCAGGGTGACACCGGCTGCGACCACCTGTTCCACAGTTCGTCCGCGGTGCTGCGCTGGTGGACCGGGCACCGCGACGATGTCGCCGAATCGCTCACCTCAATTCGCTGAAGAACGCGCACAGGTCGCCGATCAACAGTTCCGGAACCTCCAGGGCGGGGAAATGGCCGCCGCGATCGTGCTCGGCCCAGAATCGGATGTCCGGATAACGGCGAGCCGCCCAGCGCCGGGACGGCCGCGGCACCTCACCCCGAAAGACCGAGGCCCCCGCCGGTACGTCCACCGCAGTCGCGTCCCGGCCGTCGATCCAGGCCCCGACCCGGTCGATGCTCTCCGCGTAGAGCCGGGCCGAGGACGCCGCCGTGCCGGTCAGCCAATACAGTGTCACCTGATCCAGCACCTGGTCACGGGTCAAGCCGTCACCCCAGGACAACAGTTTCTCGGCCATCCACGCGCACAGTCCGACAGGCGAGTCGAGCAGCGCGTAACCGATGGTCTGCGGCGCCGTCCGGTGCATCTCCGAATAGGCCGACGAATCCCGCTCCCGCCGGTGCGCCTCATCCCTCGCGGCCTGTTCGGTATCGGTCAGGGCTTCGCCGGGCGCCGGACCGGCCAGCGGCGGGACCAGATGGATGCCGGCCACCCGCCCCGGATGCTGTGCGGCGAGACAGCTGGAGACGCTCGTGCCCCAGTCACTGCCGGCCGCCCCGAACCGGTGGTAACCGAGACCGGCCATCAGCTGCGCCCAGGTGTCCGCGATCCGCTCGACACCCCAGCCCGGCCCGGCCGGCTTGTCACTGAATCCGTAACCCGGCAGCGACGGGATCACCACGTCGAAGCCGGCCTCGGCCAGCGGCCCCGCCAGCCCCACGAGCTCCAGAACCGACCCCGGCCAGCCGTGCGTGAGAACCAGCGGAAAGGCATCCGGCCGCCGGGAACGGGCGTGCAGCAGGTGGATACCGAACCCGTCCACATCGGCCATGAACTGCCCGGCGGCGTCGAGCCGGTCCTCCGCCGCCCGCCAGTCATAACCGTCCACCCAGTAGGAACAGAGTTCCCGCACCGTCTCCACCGGAATGCCCTGCCCCCACCCCGGCACCGGCGAGGCCTCCGGCCAGCGGGCACCCTTGATCCTGGCCCGCAGGTCGGCAAGCTGTGATTCAGGCATCCGCCCCTGGAACGGCTCGATCTTCATCCGCCGATTGTCCGCCGCTTCCACGGGCCGGTACCGGCGGGACGAGTGAATCCGCTGGCGTATCGGGCCGCTGACCGGAATGCTCACGGCGATGTCCCCCTCGCATCGGAACGGTGAGATGAGATCTCCGATCACGTCGGTCCTGCTGTACCGCACGCCCGCCTGCTGGCGGATCTCGGTGGGCGCGGCGAACGGCGCAACGATCTGCGGCGGTCTGCCCGGCACGGCACCCGACGCGCCCGCCGGGGTCGCCCAGCGGGACACGCTCGACCACCTATGCCGGACCTGGGGTTTCACCGGCGAGCTGACCTGGCAGGAGACCAATCCCGGCTGGTGGTCGGCCGAGCCCGCCGCAGGGTTGCCGGTCTCGCCTTCGCCGGCCGGGCGGCCATGCTGATCACCGCGGCGCTCCAGGGCCTGGCGGGCAACCCGGAACTACCGGAGACACTGGTGCGGCGGCTTGTCGGATGGCAGCGGGGATCCGGTGAGGTGGCCGAGCGCGACGACCTCGGCGCGGCGACCATCGAGGAGATCATCGACACCGGCGACCACTGGCTCCTGCACTCCCTGGCACTCAACCGGCGGCTGCCGGATCCGGTCCGGTTGCGGCTCGCCCAGCACCGGGACGATGCCGTGCGAGCGGCACTCGCGCTGCGGGCCGACGGGCCGCGGGAAGTCTTCTCACTACTGGCCGGTGATCCGGACAGACTCGTCCGGGAGTGGCTGGCCCAGAACAAGCATGTCCCCGCGGACATCCGGGCCCGGCTCGCCGACGACCCCGATCCGGAGATCCGGGCGACGCTCGCACAGTGGTGGAACGGCGCGCCGGAACCGGTGCGGCGCAAACTGCTCACCGATCCGGAGCAGAGCGTCCGAGCCGCCGCCTGCTCCACCTACTTCCGCTTCCTGCCGCACCCGGTGCCACCGGCCGATCTGGTTCCGGCGCTGCTCGACGACCCGGCCACCCGTGCCGGGTCGGCCCGCCATGCCGTCCTCACCCCGGAGACTCTTGCGCGACTGGCCGGGGATCCGGACCACAAGGTGCGCCGCGAACTGGCCCGGCACCCGGACCTTCCGGCAGAGACCAGGGATCGCCTGGCCCGGGATTCCAGTGTGGTCGTCCAGGTGGCGGTCTTCGGCCGGGAGGATCTGCCGGAACACCTGCGGCAGGAGATCCACGAGAACCTCGAACGCCGGACGGCAGTCCCCGTCAACCCGTTCGACCGCGACCGCGACGATGACGCGTTGATCCGGGCCGTCGAGGACAACGCTGCCATCGATGAGCTGCGGCAGAGCCCGTTGCCGTGGGTGACTGCGAACCCGTTGCCACACGTCACATCCCGGTACATCGGGTTCCGGGTGGCCGCCGCGCGCGCCGCCGGTTCCCTTCCTCTGGAGGCCGTGCGAACGATGCTGGCCGACGAAGAACTCGACGTCCGTGCGACGGTGGTGTCCCATGCCCCGCATGTGGTCGACGTGGCCACCGCCGAACAGATCGAACGGGAGTGGAGCCGGGAGTTCCGGAAGAACGGGTGGCGGCCCGCTGACAGCTACCCGTTTCCGCCGGAGTCGCTGCGCCGCTTCGCCACCGACCCGAATCCGGGGGTGCGCGCTCTCGCTGCCGGCGATCCGGACCTGCCGACCGAACTGCTGACCGGGCTGGCCACCGGCCCCGATCCGGGTGTCCGCCGGGCGGTCGCTGGTCACGCGCGTCTGCCGGTCGCGGTCCTGATCGCCCTTCTTGAGGACGAGAGCGAGCACGTAGTCCGGGCCGCGGCTTCGTCACCGGCGCTGCCGGTGACGGCGATGGAGGAGATCCTGGACCGCGCCGGTCTGTGAACACTCAGTTGTAGGAGGTGGCGGTGACGGCGGCCGTCTCGCAGTCCTCGCACAGGTAGAGGCTGCGGAAGCCGTCGCCGTGTTCGCGGACCAGGCTCGTCACCGTGGCGACGTGGAACATCAGGCGTTTACAGGACGGGCATGCCGGGTTCGGGTAGAGCCCGATCGGTGGGCCGCCCGCCACCCCGACCACACCGGGCGTGGAGTGGATGTGGCCGTTGGAAAAGACCAGATCAGGGCCGTACGGCCGGAGCACCACCCGGCCGAGCCCGAACGACGGATCGTCCGTGAAAGAGGAGGAGTCGGCTGTCACGTCGCGGTAGCGGCCGTCCGGGCCGGCGGTGGCGAACAACGTCCAAGGACCGGTCGACCCGGGTGCCACCAGATGCACGTGGGAGGACGGCCAGGCGGGCAGACCGGGGATCCCGGCCAGCCGCAACGACAGGTAGTGCCAGACGGCGGGAGCGTCCGCTACCTGCTCGATCGGCAGCCCGACCGGGTGCTCCGCGCCGGGGAAATCGCCCGTCTCCAGGAAGATCGCACGGCGCTCGGGAGTGAACCGGAGTTGGGCCGGGCCCTCGTCGGGGATCCAGACACAACAGTCCTCGTAGGTCTCCCGGTCACCGCCCGGTGCGCACGTCCGCCGCGATCGCGGTCAGGGCCGCCGGAGTGCCGATCGCCGCCAGCACGAGCGAGGCCGGGTAGGACGGCAGCCGTGCGGTCAGGATCTGCACGCAGCGGTCGGAGGCGCCGCTGAACAGCACGCACAGGTCGTCGAAGACCAGCGGCTCCAGCCGGTCCAGCGCCGACGCGACGACCTGCTCCTGATGTGGACGGAACAGGTCCGGGCGGGTGCCCGCCAGCCGTGACAGATCGTCGGCACTGGCGGGCAGTTGGTCGATCAGCGCCGCGACGTCGGGAAGCATGCCGGAAGGCTAGCGGCCGGGTCTGACATTTCTCACCCGTACAAGCTGGTCATGGAAGATGCCGTTGATCGCATCATCTCGCGCAGTGCGGGTGGGGCCAGGACCTCGACGTCGGCGCCGAGCCGCAGGAACTCGGCGTGGGCGTGGCGGACCGACTCGATCGGGAGGGTGACGGTGGTCCAGCCGTCGGGGTCGGGTGGGCCGACGGTATCGGTCACGTTGCGGGCCATGGCGCGGGTCATCAGGTACGGGATGCGGCTCAGGGCGGCCGGGGCGAACCGGACGGTGGCCTCGTCGCGGTGCAGGCGGCGTTCGAAGTCGACGGCCCACTCCGCCCAGGTGGCCGCGAGATCGAAATCGGACGGGCGGTCGAAGGTCTCGTCCAGAACGGTCAGCTCCAGGATGGTCGCCACCCGGTAGGTCCTGACGTCACCGTCGACACCGGCGAGGAAATACCAGACCCCGGCCTTGAGTACGATGCCCAGCGGCTCGACCGTTCGCTGCACCTCCCGGGGCTCCCGCCAGCGCCGATAGCCCATCCGGACCCGCCGCCGGTTCCAGACCGCCCCGGCCAGCGCGGCCAGATGCGGGTGGCTCTCGGTCTCCCGGAACCAGCCGGCCGGGTCCAGGTGGAACCGGTCCCGGATCTCGTCGGCGTGCCGGTTCAGCCGGGCCGGCAGGGCCGCTTTCAACTTCAACTCCGCGGTGGTCAGCACCGCGCCCAGCCCGAGTTCGGCGGCGGCCGACGGCACTCCGGCCAGGAAGATCGAGCCGGCCTCGCGGGGGGTGAGCCCGGTCAGCCGGGTCCGGTAGCCGTCGACCAGCTGATATCCACCGTTGGCGCCCATTTCGGCGTAGACCGGCACGCCCGCCTCGCCGAGGGCCTCGATGTCGCGGTAGACGGTCCGGATCGAGACGTCCAGTTCGGTGGCGATCTGCTGCGCGGTGAGCCGGCCCCGGTCCTGGAGCAGCAGGACGACCGACAGGAGACGACTGGCACGCATTCTCCGAAGACTGCCACAAGATGTCAGTCATTGCTGACAGTGTTGGTGCTGACGAAAGGGGTACCACCATGGCACTCGCCACCTACGCCGGCTTCTCGCTGGACTGTGACGACCCGGCGACGCTCGCCGACTTCTACGTGAAGCTGCTCGGGCTGGAGGTCGGCTACACCAGCGACGAGTTCGTCTACCTGGGCAGCCCGGGCAGCGGCATCGGTTTCGTGAAGGTGGACAAGTATGTGCCACCGACCTGGCCCGACGCGGGCGTGCCGAAGCAGGCCCACGTCGAGCTGAGCGTCGAGAACCTGGACTCCGGCGAGGCGGCGATCCTGGCGATCGGTGCCACCAAGCCGGACTTCCAGCCGCAGCCGGATCGCTGGCGGGTCCTGTTCGACCCGGCCGGCCACCCGTTCTGCATCTCGGTCATGAGCTAGTGCTGGTAGACCTCCAGTTCGAACAGTGACAGCCCGTACTGGGTCGCCCGGGTCACGCTGGTCAGGCGGACGTAACGCGCGGTGCTCGCGGTGAGCGCCACATTGTCCTCGCCGCCGTTGCCTCCGGTGACGGCGGCGACCGGGGTCCAGGTGGTCCCGTTGGCGGAGGTCTCGATCTTGTAGCCGGACGCGTACGCCGACTCCCAGAACAGCCGCACCCGGCCGACCGTGGTCGAGGCGCCGAGGTCGACGCGGATCCACTGGCCCTCGGACCAGTCGCTGGCCCACCGGGTCGTCATGCTGCCGTCGATCGCGTTCGCCACCGGATAACCGGACTCCGACGCCGACGCGGTGACGGTCTTCCCGGACGCCAGGTTGGCGAGGTTGTCACCGCGTCTGGCCGGGAAGGACACCACTTGCTGGTACGTGGGACGGTTCTGCCACGAGATCAGCGGGTGGGTGATGCCGCCGAGCGGGGACTGCAGGATCGCGTCGGCACACCACGGGTTACCGGCCGCGCAGTGGTCGTCGGCCGGATAGGTGGTCGCGGCCGGCTCGGCGATCGCGGTGGACAGGCTGGTCAGCAGCGCGCTGCGGCAGGTGCTGACGGTGCCACCGCCGCAGTACTTCGTCGACCAGTTCGGCACCGTGTCGCCGAGCACGGCGCGCAGGTCCTTCTCCACCCAGCCCCACCACCCGTACTGGAAGGAACTGCCCTTGTGGCCCTGTGCCGCGTTCGCCGAGTGCGGCAGCGTCGACACCTGGCCGGTCTGCCCGCCGGACGGCGACTCGTTGATCTGCAACGTGTCGACCAGTGAGGTGTAGAGCCCGGTGCCGAGCCCACCGGCGAACTGGGCCTGCACCAGTTTCGGCCACCAGGCGTCGAAGATCCGGATGGCGTCGGCGTCCGCGTAGACCTTGCTGCCCGACGCGGTCTCCCTGCGTAGCGCGCCGCCGGCCAGCCAGGTGCGCAGCTTGGTCAGGGCGGCGGCCTGGGTGGCGTCGGTGACCGCTGTGGTGTCGATCATCCGGAGCAGGGTGGGCAGCACCTCCTTGCCGCGCAGGTCGGTGAGCCCGGCCTGCTGCACGATCTGGAGCAGGGACGCCCGGTCGTACTTGGTGCCGGCCGCGATCCCCGCCTTCAACGGCGCGTCGAGCAGGTCGCCGCGGTGCACCGAGCCGAAGCTGAAGTTGCCGTCGGAGGCCGAGTAACCGGCCGCCTGTTTGTTGTTCCAGCTGACGAAGTAGTCCTGGTTGACCGCCTGTACGTGTTGACTGGACGGACGTAGACCCGTCCACTCCTGGGCGGCGTCACCCCAGGCCGGCAGGTTCGGGTCGGCGGTGGCCGGGCGGATCGGCTCGGCTCCGGAGGTGTACATCGCGGTGTCGGTGGAGTTCACGTAGAACCAGTTGAACGCGAACGGGATGTTCGCCGCCGAGGCCATGAACGCGGACGGCGTCCCCATCTGGGCCGGTTCGTTGAACATCTGGAAACCGATCGCCGAGTCCGCCTCGTGACCGTAGGTGGACCGCAGACCGGTGAACGCCACAGGTGTGCCGCCGACCTTGCCACGCCAGGTGACCAGGCCGTACTTGGTGCGGAGCATGGTCAGCCGGTACGAGCCGGCCGCGGTCGAGTCCGCGGTCGTCGGCGCCCACGCGTTGGTGCGGCTCAGCGTCTCCATCGCGGTGCACGTGCCGTGATAGAGGTAGGACGTGGACGCCGTGGTCGGGGTGCTGCCGTCGGCGTTGCAGAGCCGGATGGCGTACGTGTCGGTGATGTCCTGCACCGACGACGTGGCACTCCACGCGTAATCCGGGCCGCGTCCCAGCAGCGTGTAGAGGTTCAGTCCGCTGAACGCCACACCCCGGCTGCTGATCCCCGGGCCCTGCAACTCCTGCAGCATCAGCAGTTGCGGCGCGAAGTAGCCGGTCTGCGGTCCGAACACGGCGACCGGATGCCCGGTGGCCGAGTTCGCGGCGTTCACGATCGCCGCGTTCGACATGCCCCGCTGGGCACTGTCGATCGTCAGCGTGCTCAGTGAGTCGGCGATCGCGCTGGTCCCGGTCACGCCGGTGGCGGCGGTGCCGGTGCGGTCGTAGATCAGCGGCTCGGGGGTGGCCGTCCCGGCGTCCGGCATGGCCACGCCCGAGGCGTTCGGATCACCGCCGCCGTACGGGAAACTCTGCCCCGCGTGCAAGGTCAGCACCGCCTCCGGGTCGTTCTGTGCCCGGAACTGCTGCCACACCTGGTCGCCGGCGGTGGTGCCGTACTTGGCGCGGGCCGCGATCCGGACCAGCGCCGACTGCATCTCGGTGCCGCCACCGCCGCCGAACAGGCCACCGATCACCCCGGCGACCGCGATCAGGTCGGTCGGCACGAAGTCGACCGGCCCGCCCACGTTGGTGACCGAGTCAAGATGTCCGGTCAACACGTACTCGCCGGGACAGTTGCGGGCCGCCATGCAGTCGTCGATGTACAGGTTGATGCCGGCGAGGTACTGCAGCACGTCGTCGTAGAGCTGGGCACCTCTCGTACCGGAGTTCCGCAAGGTGGTGAGCTGGTTCTGCAGGTCGGCTTCGGTGTACGGGGAGTTACGCCAGACGCTCTGCTCCAGGTCACGGTTGCCCTCGGCGCCGCCGGCGAAACCGGTCAGGCTGCCACGGGCGACGTGCCGCATCAGGTCCATCAGGAACAGGCGGTCCTGGGCTCCGGCATAACCGGCGCCGAACATGGTCCCGGCCCTGGTGGTGCCGGTGATGTGCGGGATGCCGAGCTTCTTGTCGCGCACGATCGTGACGTCGGAGCGGGGGGTTTTGGTGCTTGCTACGTCGGCCGCTGCCACACCGTACGACGCGTCGTTGAAGAAGGTGTTGATCTGCTGTGGGGTCAAGCCGGTGTAACTGTAAGTGAGGTTGGCGTAGGGGGCGAGCTGGTTACTGGCGTTGCCGGGCATCGTGCCGAACGCCTGGTGCGCCAGGATCGTGGCGAGGTCGGCGTTGCCGTTCTGCCCGGGCGGCAGGATGTCGGAGCACTCGCCGAGGCAGTAGTCGTTGGTGGCGTACGCCGCCACGGCCGGCTGGGGGTCGGCCGTGGCGAGCGTCGCGGGGATGGCGAGGAGAAGGGCTAAGACCGGAGAAAGACGTCGGCGCATCGGGGTTCCCTTCGGGGTACGCCGGAAAGACGCGAAACTTTCTCAGGATGCTAAGACATCGAAGATTGTGAAGGCTAGGTTTCGTTCAGGAACCTGGCCGCTTCGACGATCGCGTGGTCGGTGAGCATCGGATCATGACGGGGGCCGATGTCCCGCATGAACGCGTGCTCGCCTCCGGTGTAGACGTGCAGTTCCAGATCGGTCAGACCCTCCGCGTACAGGCGCTGCAGGATCGCCAGCCGGGCGTCCGCCGGAACGTGCGGATCCTGACTACCGAAAACGATCATCAGGCGGCCCTGGATCTCACCGGCCCGCTGCAGCGAACCCGCGTCCGCGTCCTTACCGAGCGCCCCGTTGTGCAGTCCCGTCGGGTAGAAGCAGACGGTCGCCTCCACCCGGGAGTCGAACGCGGCCCGGAACGCCAGATGCCCGCCGATGCAGAACCCGGTCACGAAGATCCGGTCCACGTCGTCGCGATCGGACAGATGATCCAGAACGGCCAGCCGGTCCGCGTCGAACTCGGCCGCACTGGTCGCCGCCGCCCCGGCCAGGCCCCGCTGCTTACCCGCGTCGTCGAACTCCAGCACCACCCCGGAGAGCGGCCCGTGCGGGTAGATCTCCGGCACCGCCACCACGAAACCGGCGCTCGCCAGCCGGCGCGCGGTCCGCAGCGTCGACTCGGTGAGCTGAAAGATGTCGGTGTAGAGCAGCAGTCCCGGCCAGGTCCCGCTCTTGTCCGGCCGGATCACCACCGTCCGGATGTCGCCGACACGAACCTCGTCCTCAATCAACTTCATGATCGACACAATACCGACCCAAATCGGTCAGTCGGTGTTCTGGCCCGTCAGTCGATTGGCGACAGTCGGCTACCGTCCGGGCCGTGCCGAGTACCTTTCCCACGCATCCCGCCGCGATCCTGCCCCTGAAACTCTGGCGGCCCCGCTGGTTCGACGGGGTGGCCCTGGCCATCGGCGCCGCGTCACCCGACATCGCGTACCTGGTCGACGGCAGTCACCTGCCCGTCTGGCCGCTGTCACACCAGTGGCACGGGCTGATCCTGTTCTGCCTGCCGGTGACCCTGCTCGGTTGCCTCCTGACCCGCCGGGCCGCCCCGGTCGTCGCCGCGCACCTCCCGGCCGGCGGCCCGTTCACCCTCCGGGACTACGGGGCACTGTCCGTTTCCGGTCACCGCTGGTGGATCACCGTCCTTTCGGCCCTGATCGGCGCGGCCAGTCACGTCCTGCTCGACGACCTGGAACAGGCCGTCCCGTTCCTGGAGATCCCGGCCCACCTGGCCGGGCTGGCCGGCATGCTCGCGCTGGCCGCGGTGATCGGCCGGCGCCGCCTGATCCACCGCTGGCACGGCGAGGCACCCACTGTGCCCCGGCAGCCGGCCCGCTTCTGGTTCACGGCGGTCGCGGTGACATCGCCGCTGGTCGCGGTCATCCCGTTCCTCCCGGCCGCCTTCCTGCCACACACCACTGGGGTACGCCTACTGGCAGCCCTCGCCCTGGGCCTCCTGGCCGGGGCGGCCGTGGCCCGGCCCCGCCGGGTACCGGCACTCGATTAGTCTGAGTCGATGGCTGAGATCACCGGGACGGCACTGGGCGAGGAAGCGGGACGTCGTCTCGCCCGGACACGACAGGACGTCCAGCCCGGCCTGACCGAGTCCGAACTGGATCGGGTCGAGCAGACGTTCGGCTTCACGTTCGCCGACGACCATCGTGCATTTCTTCACATCGCCCT from Actinoplanes derwentensis includes these protein-coding regions:
- a CDS encoding DUF4184 family protein, producing the protein MPSTFPTHPAAILPLKLWRPRWFDGVALAIGAASPDIAYLVDGSHLPVWPLSHQWHGLILFCLPVTLLGCLLTRRAAPVVAAHLPAGGPFTLRDYGALSVSGHRWWITVLSALIGAASHVLLDDLEQAVPFLEIPAHLAGLAGMLALAAVIGRRRLIHRWHGEAPTVPRQPARFWFTAVAVTSPLVAVIPFLPAAFLPHTTGVRLLAALALGLLAGAAVARPRRVPALD